A genomic stretch from Saccharomyces paradoxus chromosome XVI, complete sequence includes:
- the PDH1 gene encoding putative 2-methylcitrate dehydratase (2-methylcitrate dehydratase~similar to YPR002W), whose protein sequence is MFLVKNLKYNRIKVCLPKKEFSSLRTASVQTNERPSPDKVLKDIAKYVHETPITSSLALDTARLCFLDTLGCGLAALKFKQARNIIKPIVPGTIVPNGTKVLGTSYVMDPVKGSFAIGTLIRWLDYNDCWLAAEWGHPSDNLGGILAVADHLSRLNKATRGKSGKQFLVKDVLDAMIKAHEIQGIIALENSFNKVGLDHVVLVKVATAAVVSKMLGLSQEQTIEVLSQAFVDGQSLRTYRHAPNTGSRKSWAAGDAVSRAVNLAYLVKNANVGTIPSVLTAKTWGFYDVLFKGKPLTFQQRSEYGSYVMENILFKISFPAEFHAQTAVEAAVKAYNVLGEQAKSFKDIKSIRIRTQEAAMRIIDKSGPLYNYADRDHCIQYMIAVPLITGNLTAADYSDEVASNHEIDNLRSKMYCIEDTQLSQDYHDPDKRSIGNALLIELNDGTQLDEIFVEYPVGHKFRREEGIPLLLDKFQRHLREHFVGSPDKVDVIMNESLKTNFLNMPIDSYMDLFTEE, encoded by the coding sequence ATGTTTTTAGTCAAAAATCTAAAATATAATAGAATCAAGGTGTGCCTCCCTAAAAAGGAATTTTCTTCCCTGAGGACAGCATCTGTACAAACTAATGAAAGACCAAGTCCAGATAAGGTTTTGAAAGACATCGCGAAATATGTTCATGAAACCCCAATAACGTCATCTTTGGCTCTAGATACAGCAAGACTCTGTTTCCTTGATACTCTAGGCTGTGGCTTGGCAGCTTTGAAATTTAAGCAGGCTCGAAATATTATCAAGCCAATTGTGCCAGGCACAATAGTTCCCAACGGAACAAAAGTACTAGGTACTTCTTACGTTATGGACCCAGTGAAGGGTTCTTTTGCCATTGGTACTCTAATACGTTGGCTAGATTATAATGACTGTTGGTTGGCTGCCGAGTGGGGACACCCATCAGATAACCTTGGGGGAATTTTAGCCGTCGCAGATCACTTGTCCAGATTAAACAAAGCTACCCGCGGAAAGAGTGGAAAACAGTTTCTTGTTAAAGATGTATTAGATGCAATGATTAAAGCGCATGAAATCCAAGGCATAATAGCGCTCGAAAATTCCTTCAATAAAGTGGGTTTAGATCATGTAGTGCTGGTGAAAGTGGCAACGGCTGCTGTTGTCTCAAAGATGCTGGGCTTAAGTCAAGAGCAAACCATTGAAGTACTGTCACAAGCATTTGTAGATGGTCAGTCGCTGCGTACTTACCGTCATGCTCCGAATACTGGATCTAGGAAGTCATGGGCGGCGGGAGACGCAGTTTCGAGGGCCGTAAACCTGGCTTATTTAGTCAAAAATGCTAATGTCGGCACGATACCCTCAGTGTTAACAGCTAAAACTTGGGGATTTTATGACGTTTTATTCAAAGGTAAACCTTTAACGTTTCAACAAAGGTCAGAATATGGTTCTTACGTcatggaaaatattctgTTCAAGATATCATTTCCTGCCGAATTTCATGCACAAACTGCCGTAGAAGCGGCTGTAAAAGCGTATAACGTTCTTGGCGAACAAGCGAAATCTTTTAAAGATATCAAGTCCATTAGAATTAGAACTCAAGAGGCAGCAATGAGGATTATAGATAAATCCGGTCCGCTGTATAATTATGCCGATAGGGACCATTGTATCCAGTACATGATTGCGGTTCCGCTAATTACCGGTAATCTCACGGCTGCCGATTACTCGGATGAGGTCGCAAGCAACCATGAGATTGACAACTTAAGATCGAAAATGTATTGTATCGAGGATACTCAGCTCTCTCAAGATTATCATGATCCAGATAAAAGGTCGATAGGCAACGCCCTTCTCATAGAGCTGAACGACGGGACACAGCTGGACGAAATTTTTGTAGAGTATCCTGTTGGCCACAAATTTAGAAGAGAGGAAGGAATACCATTATTACTGGATAAATTTCAAAGGCATCTGCGCGAGCATTTCGTAGGTAGCCCTGATAAAGTCGACGTTATAATGAATGAAAGTTTAAAAACAAACTTCTTGAATATGCCAATCGACTCATACATGGATTTATTTACTGAGGAGTGA